One Solanum pennellii chromosome 10, SPENNV200 genomic region harbors:
- the LOC107032526 gene encoding probable fructokinase-7, with amino-acid sequence MDRSSKKESKMACCFPVILDRSMRSSFKLSKSSSSSNKLNKSKSSICSPTSLSTKKKSIQENDNLVVCFGELLIDFVPTVSGVSLAEAPGFKKAPGGAPANVAVGIARLGGSSAFIGKVGADEFGYMLADILKQNNVDNSGMRFDTHARTALAFVTLKSDGEREFMFFRNPSADMLLTEAELDKNLIQKARIFHYGSISLIAEPCRSAHLAAMETAKNAGCILSYDPNLRLPLWPSAEAAREGILSIWDQADIIKVSEDEITFLTNGEDAYDDNVVMTKLFHSNLKLLLVTEGGDGCRYYTNIFHGRVSGVKVAAVDTTGAGDAFVGGLLNSMASDPDIYMDEKKLRDALLFANGCGAITVTEKGAIPALPTKEAVLKILDGATAN; translated from the exons atggatCGGTCAAGTAAAAAAGAGTCGAAAATGGCCTGTTGTTTCCCTGTTATTCTTGACCGATCCATGAGAAGCAGCTTCAAGCTATCTAAGagctcttcttcttctaataaACTCAATAAAAGCAAGAGCTCTATAT GTTCACCAACATCCTTATCGACGAAGAAGAAGTCGATCCAGGAAAATGATAACCTGGTTGTATGTTTTGGGGAGCTGTTGATAGATTTTGTGCCTACGGTATCTGGAGTTTCACTTGCAGAAGCACCTGGTTTTAAAAAGGCTCCTGGTGGGGCTCCAGCTAATGTTGCAGTTGGTATTGCAAGATTAGGTGGATCTTCCGCTTTTATTGGCAAG GTGGGTGCAGATGAATTTGGTTACATGTTAGCTGATATATTAAAACAGAACAATGTCGATAATTCTGGTATGCGTTTTGATACTCATGCTAGAACAGCGTTGGCGTTTGTTACATTGAAATCAGACGGTGAGAGAGAATTCATGTTTTTCCGCAATCCAAGTGCTGATATGCTTCTAACTGAGGCAGAGCTCGACAAGAATCTCATTCAAaag GCAAGAATCTTTCACTATGGTTCAATCTCTTTGATTGCTGAACCATGTAGGTCAGCTCATCTTGCTGCCATGGAAACTGCTAAAAATGCAGGCTGCATTCTTTCTTATGACCCAAATCTAAGGTTGCCTTTATGGCCATCCGCCGAGGCTGCTCGTGAAGGAATTTTAAGCATTTGGGACCAAGCTGACATTATTAAG GTAAGTGAAGATGAAATCACATTTTTGACAAATGGTGAAGATGCTTATGATGACAATGTGGTCATGACTAAGCTTTTCCACTCCAACCTTAAACTTTTGCTCGTAACTGAAGGCGGAGACGGTTGCAGATACTATACTAAT atttttcatGGAAGAGTGAGTGGCGTTAAAGTTGCAGCAGTTGACACCACAGGAGCAGGTGATGCATTTGTTGGTGGACTTCTCAACAGTATGGCCTCAGATCCAGACATTTACATG GATGAGAAGAAATTAAGGGATGCACTCCTATTTGCTAATGGATGTGGAGCAATTACTGTAACAGAAAAAGGAGCAATTCCTGCATTGCCTACAAAAGAAGCAGTACTTAAAATATTGGATGGTGCCACAGCTAATTGA
- the LOC107001949 gene encoding MADS-box protein SOC1-like codes for MVRGKTEMRRIENATSRQVTFSKRRYGLLKKAFELSVLCDAQVGLVIFSPRDKLYEFSTSSMQEIIERYQRHTKDIQCENPAMEQNNMHNLKHDTSSLMKKIELLEKSKRKLLGESLESCSLEELQQMEHQLEWSINIIRARKMEVFREQIERLKENVKDLASENVMLLEKCGGFEMQQTSGGEDVSIVISSEKSDVETELLIGLPMSLN; via the exons ATGGTGAGAGGAAAAACTGAGATGAGGCGTATCGAAAACGCGACAAGCAGGCAAGTCACTTTCTCAAAGAGAAGATATGGATTGTTAAAAAAAGCCTTTGAGCTTTCTGTTCTTTGTGATGCTCAAGTTGGATTAGTTATTTTTTCTCCTAGAgacaaactttatgaattttCAACCTCAAG CATGCAGGAGATTATCGAGCGTTATCAGAGGCATACTAAAGATATTCAGTGTGAAAATCCAGCCATGGAACAGAATAATATGCACAATTTGAAGCATGATACATCAAGTTTGATGAAGAAGATTGAACTTCTTGAAAAATCTAAAAG GAAGCTCTTGGGAGAAAGTTTAGAATCTTGTAGTCTTGAAGAACTTCAACAAATGGAACATCAGTTGGAATGGAGTATCAATATCATCCGCGCAAGAAAg ATGGAAGTCTTTAGGGAACAAATTGAGAGATTGAAAGAAAAT GTGAAAGACCTTGCATCTGAAAATGTTATGTTGTTAGAGAAg TGTGGAGGTTTTGAAATGCAACAAACATCAGGTGGTGAAGACGTTTCTATAGTGATCAGTAGCGAAAAATCGGATGTAGAGACGGAATTACTTATTGGATTACCAATGTCCctaaattga